From Cyclobacteriaceae bacterium, a single genomic window includes:
- a CDS encoding SMP-30/gluconolactonase/LRE family protein, with protein MKSQQRILGIVLIALIYGCKPSIETKTIGSIERLDSAINNIITKDAKVEVIAEGFEWTEGPLWIEDQKMLLFSDIPKNTVFKWTEEKGIETYLLPSGHTTTEPIGGEPGSNGLLLDDNGTLVLCQHGDRRLARMNATVDVQKAEYQTIADKYQGKRFNSPNDAAFYNGDFYLTDPPYGLAADSLKEISFQGVYRIAKDGTVNLLVDSLTRPNGIAFSPDHTKIYVANSDSDKARWYKYNMITDGTGNAAISGGSIFYDATSLTSSVKGLPDGLKVDDNGTIFASGPGGVFIFNPEGKLLGKIKLDEACSNTALSPDGKVLYITNDMYLLRVKLRK; from the coding sequence ATGAAAAGTCAACAGAGAATACTCGGAATAGTTTTAATAGCCCTGATTTACGGCTGTAAGCCCTCCATCGAGACAAAAACCATCGGAAGCATTGAACGCCTTGATTCAGCGATCAATAACATTATTACAAAAGATGCGAAAGTTGAGGTGATTGCCGAGGGATTTGAATGGACGGAAGGTCCACTGTGGATCGAGGACCAAAAAATGCTCCTCTTTTCAGATATCCCCAAAAATACTGTGTTTAAATGGACAGAAGAGAAAGGTATTGAAACCTATCTCCTTCCTTCAGGACATACTACCACCGAACCAATTGGAGGTGAGCCAGGCTCTAACGGACTTTTACTGGATGATAATGGAACACTCGTTCTCTGTCAGCATGGCGACAGGAGACTTGCGCGGATGAACGCCACTGTGGATGTACAGAAAGCAGAGTACCAGACCATCGCTGATAAATATCAGGGCAAAAGATTTAATAGTCCTAACGACGCTGCCTTTTACAATGGTGATTTTTATCTAACGGATCCTCCCTATGGATTAGCTGCTGATTCTTTGAAAGAAATTTCTTTTCAGGGAGTTTATCGTATTGCAAAGGATGGAACGGTAAATCTTCTAGTCGATTCACTCACAAGACCCAATGGCATCGCGTTCTCTCCCGATCATACAAAAATATATGTTGCCAATTCAGATTCTGATAAAGCACGTTGGTATAAATATAACATGATCACGGATGGAACGGGTAATGCCGCTATCTCAGGTGGATCAATATTTTATGATGCTACCTCTCTGACCTCATCTGTAAAGGGACTTCCTGATGGATTAAAAGTGGATGACAATGGGACTATCTTCGCATCAGGACCGGGTGGTGTTTTTATCTTCAATCCTGAAGGAAAACTTTTAGGAAAGATCAAGCTTGATGAAGC
- a CDS encoding class I SAM-dependent methyltransferase: protein MWYNSLLEKNLVPDFLIRAGIKRICAERIKEETVADFEHQQQKFMDFVALLKQSPIAVETKAANEQHYEVPTEFFKWVLGKNLKYSSGYWKDGVTSFDQSEDDMLSLTCERAELKNGMDILECGCGWGSLSLFMATKFPESKVTGVSNSATQKLYIDSEAKKRGITNLQIITCDMNVFQTSEKFDRIVSVEMFEHMRNYKSLLEKLSGFLRDDGKMFIHIFTHHSLSYLYEVKNDTDWMAKYFFSGGIMPSDHLLLYFADHFKIEKHWRVNGMHYSKTSEAWLTKMDEHKELIMPLFEKTYGENQAVKWWVYWRVFFMACAELFGYKNGTEWMVSHYLFEKQPQHHSLAQALSMEERNDYFSAEKSFRNN, encoded by the coding sequence ATGTGGTACAACAGCCTTCTTGAAAAAAACCTCGTTCCTGATTTTCTTATTCGTGCCGGAATCAAAAGAATTTGTGCCGAAAGAATTAAAGAAGAGACAGTTGCTGACTTTGAACACCAACAGCAGAAGTTCATGGACTTCGTTGCGTTGCTTAAGCAAAGCCCGATTGCTGTTGAGACCAAAGCTGCCAACGAACAACATTATGAAGTTCCTACAGAGTTCTTCAAGTGGGTATTGGGCAAGAATCTTAAATACAGTTCAGGCTATTGGAAGGATGGCGTTACTTCATTCGATCAATCGGAAGATGACATGCTCAGCCTTACCTGTGAGCGTGCAGAATTGAAGAATGGGATGGACATCCTGGAATGTGGTTGTGGATGGGGATCGTTGTCGCTCTTCATGGCGACAAAATTCCCGGAGAGCAAGGTAACAGGTGTTTCCAATTCTGCTACCCAGAAACTATACATTGATTCTGAAGCAAAGAAACGTGGCATCACCAATCTTCAGATTATCACGTGTGATATGAATGTTTTTCAAACCTCAGAAAAATTCGATCGCATTGTGTCGGTCGAGATGTTTGAGCACATGCGTAACTATAAATCATTGCTGGAAAAGCTTTCGGGTTTCCTTCGTGATGATGGCAAGATGTTCATTCATATTTTCACACACCATTCTTTGAGCTATTTGTATGAAGTGAAGAATGATACTGATTGGATGGCGAAGTATTTCTTCTCCGGAGGCATCATGCCGAGTGATCACCTGTTGCTTTACTTCGCTGATCACTTCAAGATTGAAAAACACTGGCGTGTCAATGGAATGCATTACAGCAAGACTTCTGAAGCATGGCTGACGAAGATGGATGAACATAAGGAATTGATCATGCCTTTGTTTGAAAAAACTTATGGGGAAAATCAGGCAGTGAAGTGGTGGGTCTACTGGCGTGTCTTCTTCATGGCGTGTGCCGAACTGTTTGGATATAAAAATGGTACAGAGTGGATGGTCAGTCATTATCTGTTTGAAAAGCAGCCTCAGCATCATTCACTGGCGCAGGCACTTTCAATGGAAGAGCGCAATGATTATTTCTCTGCAGAAAAGTCCTTCCGTAATAATTAA
- a CDS encoding DUF1295 domain-containing protein produces MIALTDLFIYGAIALLLLFTFTWLIQLQTKNAAIVDTIWSASFPMLAIIYFIFVNGYMPRQLLILGAVCCWGFRLAFHLYQRTVGQPEDVRYTALRKEWGDKQNILMLRFYYFQAILALVLSLPFALIMVNPAEELNYFEIIGGVIWFVALIGETIADNQLKKFKESPSNKGKVCDRGLWYYSRHPNYFFEWMIWIGFFVMALSSPFGYISIICPIAMWFFLTKVTGIKYTEEQMVKSRGQKFIEYQKTTSPFIPLPKRKP; encoded by the coding sequence ATGATCGCACTAACCGATCTGTTCATCTATGGTGCAATAGCATTGTTGTTATTGTTCACATTCACATGGTTGATTCAGCTTCAGACGAAGAATGCAGCCATCGTTGATACTATCTGGTCTGCAAGCTTTCCCATGCTCGCGATCATTTATTTTATTTTTGTGAATGGTTACATGCCGCGTCAACTATTGATTCTTGGCGCTGTCTGCTGCTGGGGATTTCGCTTGGCTTTTCATCTATACCAACGTACAGTAGGTCAACCAGAAGATGTCCGGTATACAGCATTGCGCAAAGAGTGGGGCGATAAGCAAAACATTCTCATGCTTCGGTTCTATTATTTCCAGGCCATCCTTGCATTGGTGCTTTCATTACCCTTTGCATTGATCATGGTCAACCCTGCAGAGGAATTAAATTATTTCGAGATCATTGGGGGTGTGATATGGTTTGTGGCTTTGATCGGGGAGACTATCGCCGACAATCAATTAAAGAAGTTCAAGGAAAGTCCGTCCAATAAGGGAAAGGTTTGTGATCGCGGACTATGGTATTACTCACGTCATCCTAATTATTTCTTTGAATGGATGATCTGGATAGGATTTTTTGTGATGGCATTGAGTTCTCCCTTTGGATACATCAGTATCATCTGTCCGATTGCGATGTGGTTTTTCCTTACCAAAGTGACAGGTATCAAATACACTGAAGAACAAATGGTTAAATCCCGTGGTCAGAAATTCATCGAATATCAAAAAACGACATCACCTTTTATTCCATTACCAAAGCGCAAACCTTAA
- a CDS encoding DUF1475 family protein → MVSFLKIFLSVVWLFMVYMVVSTSLESSLFEEWNFLGSIPWMRATLWDFYANVLVIYLFVLYRERNLAIKLMWAILFFTLGSIGTIGYILIELFSLKKGEKIDVLLKPKSAHS, encoded by the coding sequence ATGGTATCCTTTCTGAAGATTTTCCTGAGTGTAGTATGGCTTTTTATGGTCTATATGGTCGTTTCGACAAGCCTGGAAAGCAGCCTATTCGAAGAGTGGAACTTTCTGGGATCAATCCCCTGGATGAGAGCAACTCTGTGGGATTTCTACGCCAATGTCCTCGTTATTTATCTCTTTGTTCTGTACCGTGAAAGAAACCTTGCTATCAAGCTCATGTGGGCTATCCTGTTCTTTACACTTGGCAGCATTGGCACCATAGGTTACATATTAATTGAATTGTTTTCCCTGAAAAAGGGAGAGAAGATAGATGTTTTGCTGAAACCAAAATCAGCACATTCATGA